The Vicia villosa cultivar HV-30 ecotype Madison, WI linkage group LG1, Vvil1.0, whole genome shotgun sequence genome includes a region encoding these proteins:
- the LOC131609803 gene encoding transcription repressor OFP13-like, whose protein sequence is MGKKILKLSSLFKTKQHPWQFLPSCNHHPKTLSFRTGAAVVDDDMFKTVNSVFFDQTDNQSNIETPKSCFTTTSSDSVASFSTESDEYYCYNDGELLETLVRGVKSERSSERLFFEAEDTSSILEKAKANDFPFKESVVLALESDDPYEDFKRSMEEMVESHGVKDWEGLEELLSWYLRVNGKNNHGFIVGAFVDLLISLTGSKDSSKSCSDFTLYSSAVSSFASSPNLYLSEGQNEITEIEDNDNVTDS, encoded by the coding sequence ATgggaaagaaaattttgaaactaTCTTCACTTTTCAAAACCAAACAACATCCATGGCAATTCTTACCTTCCTGTAACCACCATCCAAAGACTCTCTCCTTTCGAACTGGTGCTGCTGTTGTTGATGATGACATGTTCAAGACAGTTAACTCAGTGTTCTTCGACCAAACAGACAATCAAAGCAATATCGAAACACCGAAGTCATGTTTCACAACAACCTCGTCTGATTCTGTCGCGAGTTTCTCGACAGAATCAGACGAGTATTACTGCTACAACGACGGAGAGCTCTTGGAGACATTGGTACGAGGAGTTAAATCCGAGAGGTCTTCAGAGAGGCTGTTTTTTGAAGCCGAGGACACGAGTTCGATCTTGGAAAAGGCGAAGGCCAACGATTTTCCGTTTAAGGAAAGTGTTGTGTTGGCTTTGGAGTCAGATGATCCTTATGAGGATTTCAAGAGATCAATGGAGGAGATGGTCGAGTCACATGGTGTGAAGGATTGGGAAGGTTTGGAGGAACTTTTGAGTTGGTATTTGAGAGTTAATGGGAAGAATAATCATGGGTTTATTGTTGGTGCTTTTGTTGATTTGTTGATTAGTTTGACAGGCTCTAAGGATTCTAGTAAGTCTTGTTCTGATTTCACTTTGTATTCTTCTGCTGtttcttcttttgcttcttcACCAAATTTGTATTTATCTGAGGGGCAGAATGAGATTACTGAGATTGAAGATAATGATAATGTAACAGATTCTTAG